A portion of the Betta splendens chromosome 2, fBetSpl5.4, whole genome shotgun sequence genome contains these proteins:
- the LOC114868928 gene encoding uncharacterized protein LOC114868928: MSHALFRRKTNMDRVVVLLILLHVSQHALGVEVHEGEDCVVLSLQVNVSTSDRSTVVWDRKDLKKENVHIRQPSGDDLTEQNPIYANRTWMGPDALRTGDLSLTLRRPAVTDSGTYTCTVRRLGLQLASTDVQLQVTEPPLVWPWVLAGVLVPLLVLGAGFGVIAFLAHKAMKDRLKTQLKVAEVTEGADKVTLTCTTTADVRGDITVEWRRSVPHYKIIHTYRDGTHRPEADYTGRTAMQGNPTKGELSLTLQNPRLEDGGVYICTVYNQGEILRQKIVVLNVRETWIKTIRGLFQCCTNQNNGVVGSERPRTTGNQLEAAENQELMLEVQNGSDPREPGTDGSV; this comes from the exons tttcccagcatgccttggGTGTGGAGGTGCACGAGGGGGAGGACTGCGTCGTCCTGTCCCTCCAGGTCAACGTCTCCACCTCAGATAGGTCTACGGTGGTGTGGGACCGAAAGGATCTGAAGAAGGAGAACGTTCACATCCGTCAGCCGAGTGGAGACGACttaacagaacagaaccccATTTATGCCAACCGGACCTGGATGGGGCCGGACGCCCTGCGGACCGGAGACCTCAGCCTCACGCTGAGGCGGCCGGCGGTCACGGACAGCGGAACCTACACCTGCACCGTCCGCCGCCTCGGGCTGCAACTGGCCTCCActgatgtgcagctgcaggtcacag AACCGCCTCTGGTCTGGCCCTGGGTTCTGGCAGGCGTCCTGGTTCCCCTGCTCGTCCTGGGAGCTGGTTTTGGTGTCATCGCGTTTCTTGCACATAAAGCGATGAAGGACAGACTAA AGACCCAGCTGAAGGTGGCGGAGGTGACAGAGGGAGCAGATAAGGTCACACTGACCTGTACCACCACAGCTGACGTCAGAGGGGACATCACGGTGGAGTGGAGACGCTCGGTTCCTCACTACAAGATCATCCACACCTACAGGGACGGAACCCACCGACCCGAGGCCGACTACACGGGCCGCACAGCCATGCAGGGGAACCCGACGAAGGGAGAACTCAGTCTGACCCTGCAGAACCCTCGGCTGGAAGATGGAGGCGTGTACATCTGCACCGTTTACAACCAAGGAGAGATCCTGAGACAGAAGATAGTGGTTCTGAATGTCAGAG agACCTGGATTAAAACCATCAGGGGCTTGTTCCAGTGCTGCACCAATCAGAACAACGGTGTCGTTGGTTCTGAGAGGCCCAG aACCACAGGGAACCAGCTCGAAGCAGCAGAAAACCAAGAGCTGATGCTTGAAGTCCAGAATGGTTCTGATCCGAGAGAGCCTGGAACTGACGGCTCTGTGTAA